A genome region from Akkermansiaceae bacterium includes the following:
- the cls gene encoding cardiolipin synthase, protein MPEFVNIDPTTLLGLLGIVAFYVFGFLHILHALMNTRTSQGTIAWVVSLLTMPFLAIPLYWLLGRSKFSGYVRARRSNDVELRRLASDMHGRLGRYAVNLPEEDAFERAAEELGGLPFTRGNDLDLLIDGDETFARLFEAIAAAEKHVCVNFFIVKNDRVGGKFQQALIERARAGVKVYFLFDEIGSHKLSSTFLGEMEDAGVECESFGANRHWWSRLQLNFRNHRKIVVIDGKTAFIGGLNVGDEYLGRNKKFGAWRDTHLMMRGPAVEAVQLVFLEDWFWACDRVPELEWAGEGRDADQIAAVIPTGPADPLDSWKLLVCEAANTARERLWIASPYFVPDEGVMAALQLASIRGVDVRIMLPDRPDHILVWLSSYTYHEQAIPYRVKLFRYQRGFLHQKVMLIDGRMAAVGTANLDNRSFRLNFEITAFVSDAAFVEQVKGMLERDFSSSVEVLEGEFAEKPFLFRAACRAARLMAPLQ, encoded by the coding sequence ATGCCCGAGTTCGTAAACATCGATCCAACCACCCTGCTCGGCCTGCTTGGGATCGTGGCGTTCTATGTTTTCGGATTCCTGCACATCCTGCACGCCCTGATGAACACGCGAACCTCGCAGGGGACGATCGCCTGGGTGGTTTCCCTGCTGACGATGCCGTTCCTGGCGATCCCGCTCTACTGGCTGTTGGGCAGGAGCAAGTTCTCCGGGTATGTCCGCGCGCGGCGCAGCAACGACGTGGAGCTGCGGAGGCTGGCCTCCGACATGCACGGGCGCCTCGGCCGCTATGCGGTGAACCTTCCTGAGGAGGATGCCTTCGAGCGGGCGGCGGAAGAGCTTGGCGGGCTGCCTTTCACCCGCGGCAACGACCTGGATCTGCTGATCGACGGCGATGAGACTTTCGCACGGCTCTTCGAGGCGATCGCGGCTGCCGAGAAGCACGTATGCGTGAATTTCTTCATCGTGAAGAACGATAGGGTGGGCGGGAAATTCCAGCAGGCTCTCATCGAGCGGGCGAGGGCGGGCGTGAAAGTGTATTTCCTTTTCGATGAGATAGGCTCACACAAGCTGTCATCCACCTTCCTCGGGGAAATGGAGGATGCCGGGGTGGAGTGCGAGTCCTTTGGCGCGAACCGGCATTGGTGGTCGAGGCTTCAGCTCAATTTCCGCAACCACCGCAAGATCGTGGTGATCGATGGCAAGACGGCGTTCATCGGCGGGCTGAACGTGGGCGACGAGTATCTGGGGAGGAACAAGAAATTCGGGGCCTGGCGCGATACCCACCTGATGATGCGCGGGCCTGCGGTGGAGGCGGTGCAGCTTGTTTTCCTTGAGGACTGGTTCTGGGCATGTGACAGGGTGCCGGAGCTGGAGTGGGCGGGGGAGGGACGGGACGCGGACCAGATTGCCGCCGTGATCCCGACCGGCCCGGCGGATCCGCTGGATTCCTGGAAGCTTCTTGTGTGTGAGGCGGCGAACACGGCGCGGGAGAGGCTGTGGATCGCGAGCCCGTATTTCGTGCCGGACGAGGGGGTGATGGCTGCCTTGCAACTCGCATCGATACGCGGTGTCGATGTCCGCATCATGCTGCCCGACCGTCCAGACCATATCCTGGTTTGGCTTTCTTCCTACACATACCATGAGCAGGCGATTCCCTACCGGGTGAAGCTATTCCGCTACCAGCGGGGCTTCCTGCACCAGAAGGTGATGCTCATCGACGGGAGGATGGCGGCTGTCGGCACGGCGAACTTGGACAACCGCTCATTCCGCCTGAACTTCGAGATCACTGCATTTGTCTCCGATGCGGCTTTTGTGGAGCAGGTCAAGGGGATGTTGGAAAGGGACTTCTCTTCCAGCGTGGAGGTGCTGGAAGGGGAGTTTGCGGAAAAGCCGTTCCTGTTCAGGGCGGCGTGCCGGGCCGCTAGGCTGATGGCTCCGTTGCAGTGA
- a CDS encoding shikimate kinase, with protein MNQTEPTPKNIVLIGFMGSGKSTVGRELHQRLGYPLTDMDHLIEQTMGKRITEIFKEHGERAFRDFETLQLIEIAKRTDTRHIISTGGGIVIRPQNRSLLRKLGYVVWLHAPEDVIFERTSRNRDRPLLNEPNARERITELMAERKPWYQETAHLRIDTAGLDSSEIATGILESARYFFTQPV; from the coding sequence ATGAATCAAACGGAACCGACACCGAAGAACATCGTTCTGATCGGCTTCATGGGCAGCGGCAAATCCACCGTTGGGCGCGAGCTCCACCAGCGGCTGGGTTATCCCCTGACAGACATGGACCATCTCATCGAGCAGACGATGGGGAAAAGGATCACCGAAATCTTCAAAGAGCATGGCGAGCGCGCATTCCGCGATTTCGAGACCCTCCAGCTCATCGAAATCGCGAAAAGGACGGACACCCGCCACATCATTTCCACCGGCGGCGGCATCGTCATCCGCCCGCAGAACCGCTCGCTCCTCCGCAAGCTCGGATACGTCGTATGGCTCCACGCACCGGAGGATGTCATTTTCGAGAGAACCTCCCGCAACCGCGACCGCCCCCTCCTGAACGAACCCAATGCCCGCGAACGCATCACCGAGCTGATGGCCGAGCGCAAGCCGTGGTATCAGGAAACCGCCCACCTCCGCATCGATACCGCAGGGCTGGATTCCAGCGAGATCGCCACCGGCATCCTGGAGAGCGCACGCTACTTTTTCACCCAGCCCGTATGA
- the queG gene encoding tRNA epoxyqueuosine(34) reductase QueG: MSAETVKAWAAELGFDDCRIAAAKTATHADDFHEWLADGRHGEMAWLERNPARRCDPREVLQGCKSVITLAINYYTGQSPFPEGHLQGYRIARYSWNDDYHDLVEKRLAEFNAKLITLGGTQRYYVDTGPVLERDFATDAGLGWNGKSTVQIHRRLGTWFFLAELLTTLDLTADQAFGDHCGKCTRCIAACPTHAITAPHKLDARRCISYLTIEHKGSIPLEFRRAIGDRIYGCDDCLDACPWNRFAQQSREISFRARPEIFSHTLRDFLSMDQENFSRIFAKSPIKRIKRARFLRNVCIALGNTGTPEDLPALHLAAADPDPLISEHAAWAIPEIRNRWP; the protein is encoded by the coding sequence ATGAGCGCGGAAACCGTGAAAGCCTGGGCGGCGGAGCTCGGCTTCGATGACTGCCGCATCGCCGCGGCGAAAACCGCGACACACGCGGACGATTTCCACGAATGGCTCGCAGATGGCCGCCACGGCGAGATGGCCTGGCTGGAGCGCAACCCCGCCCGCCGCTGCGATCCACGCGAAGTGCTGCAAGGCTGCAAGTCCGTCATCACGCTCGCCATCAACTACTACACCGGCCAATCCCCCTTTCCGGAAGGCCATCTGCAGGGCTACCGCATCGCGCGCTACTCCTGGAACGACGACTACCACGATCTCGTCGAGAAGCGCCTCGCGGAATTCAACGCGAAGCTCATCACGCTCGGCGGCACCCAGCGCTACTACGTCGACACCGGCCCCGTGCTCGAGCGGGATTTCGCCACCGACGCCGGCCTTGGCTGGAACGGGAAATCGACCGTCCAGATCCATCGCCGCCTCGGCACATGGTTCTTCCTCGCCGAGCTGCTCACCACCCTTGATCTGACGGCTGACCAGGCCTTCGGGGATCACTGCGGCAAATGCACCCGATGCATCGCCGCCTGCCCAACCCACGCCATCACGGCCCCCCACAAGCTCGACGCCCGCCGCTGCATCTCCTACCTCACCATCGAGCACAAAGGCTCCATCCCCTTGGAATTCCGCCGCGCAATCGGCGACCGCATCTATGGCTGCGACGATTGCCTCGATGCCTGCCCGTGGAACCGCTTCGCGCAACAATCCCGGGAAATCTCCTTCCGGGCCCGCCCGGAAATCTTCTCCCACACCCTCCGCGACTTCCTGTCCATGGATCAGGAAAATTTCTCCCGCATCTTCGCCAAATCTCCCATCAAGCGCATCAAGCGAGCCCGCTTCCTCCGCAACGTGTGCATCGCCCTTGGCAACACAGGAACCCCCGAAGACCTCCCCGCGCTCCATCTCGCCGCCGCAGACCCCGATCCCCTCATCTCCGAACACGCCGCATGGGCCATCCCGGAAATCCGCAACAGGTGGCCATGA
- a CDS encoding L-serine ammonia-lyase: MSRSPDTSHSLAVHFSILDFFSIGIGPSSSHTVGPMRAAAAFAKGLGGKAVARVHCKLYGSLAATGKGHGTDGALILGFCGELPETVDVDAMPELLETIRAGKRLKLPDGREIGFTEKDDLDFARMKALPRHPNGMQFTAFDEAGTILAEDVVYSLGGGFILSEKDWEKTPAGAPVNIPYPFESAKDLLDHCIASKLSISGLILANEAAYRPEAETRARLDAIWAAMRGCIKRGISTSGILPGGLKVSRRAKDLHRHLLTVEQESSGDPLAVLDWVNLFALAVNEENAAGGRVVTAPTNGAAGIIPAVLEYAVRFRKSPHPDGVHRFLLTAGAIATLYKKNASISGADVGCQGEVGVACSMAAGALTEFLGGSPQQVECAAEIGMEHNLGLTCDPIGGLVQIPCIERNAMGSVKAINASRLALNGKGAHFVSLDKVIRTMRDTGRDMKTKYKETSRGGLAVNVVEC, from the coding sequence ATGAGCCGCAGCCCCGATACATCGCACAGCCTGGCCGTCCACTTCTCCATCCTGGATTTCTTTTCCATCGGCATCGGCCCGTCCTCCTCGCACACGGTCGGCCCCATGCGTGCGGCGGCCGCTTTCGCGAAGGGGCTTGGGGGCAAAGCGGTTGCCCGCGTGCATTGCAAGCTCTACGGCTCGCTGGCCGCCACCGGAAAAGGCCACGGCACGGACGGCGCGCTGATCCTCGGCTTCTGCGGGGAGCTGCCGGAGACTGTGGATGTCGATGCGATGCCGGAACTACTCGAAACGATACGGGCGGGAAAACGCCTGAAACTTCCCGATGGCAGGGAGATCGGCTTCACGGAAAAGGACGACCTCGATTTCGCCCGGATGAAGGCGCTGCCAAGGCACCCGAACGGGATGCAGTTCACCGCCTTCGACGAAGCGGGAACGATCCTCGCAGAGGACGTGGTCTATTCGCTCGGCGGTGGTTTCATCCTCAGCGAGAAGGATTGGGAGAAAACTCCGGCGGGCGCGCCCGTGAACATCCCCTACCCCTTCGAAAGCGCAAAGGATCTGCTGGATCACTGCATCGCCAGCAAGCTTTCCATTTCCGGCCTCATCCTCGCCAACGAGGCGGCCTACCGCCCCGAGGCGGAAACCCGCGCCCGCCTCGATGCGATCTGGGCCGCGATGCGCGGTTGCATCAAGCGCGGCATTTCCACCAGCGGGATCCTGCCCGGCGGACTCAAAGTCTCGCGCCGGGCCAAGGATCTTCATCGCCATCTCCTCACCGTGGAGCAGGAGTCGTCCGGAGATCCGCTGGCGGTGCTCGACTGGGTGAACCTCTTCGCGCTCGCCGTGAACGAGGAGAACGCCGCGGGCGGCAGGGTTGTCACCGCGCCCACCAACGGCGCGGCCGGGATCATCCCCGCCGTGCTGGAATACGCCGTCCGTTTCCGGAAATCCCCGCATCCGGACGGCGTCCACCGTTTCCTTCTCACCGCCGGTGCCATCGCCACTCTCTACAAGAAAAACGCCTCGATCTCCGGGGCGGATGTCGGCTGCCAGGGCGAGGTCGGCGTCGCCTGCTCGATGGCGGCCGGGGCGCTCACGGAATTCCTCGGTGGCAGCCCGCAACAGGTGGAGTGCGCGGCGGAGATCGGCATGGAGCACAACCTCGGCCTCACCTGCGATCCCATCGGCGGCCTGGTGCAGATCCCCTGCATCGAGCGCAACGCGATGGGCAGCGTCAAGGCGATCAACGCCTCCCGCCTCGCCCTCAACGGCAAGGGCGCGCATTTCGTATCCCTCGACAAGGTCATCCGCACCATGAGGGACACCGGCCGCGACATGAAAACGAAATACAAGGAAACCTCGCGCGGCGGCCTC